The segment GCAGGCGAAATACGGCAAGACCCGCTGCTTCGACACGCCGATCAACGAATCCGGCATCGTCGGCGCCGGCATCGGCATGGCCGCCTATGGGCTGAAGCCGGTGGTGGAAATCCAGTTCGCCGATTACGTCTATCCGGCCTATGACCAGATCGTGTCCGAGGCGGCAAGGCTGCGCTACCGCTCGGCCGGGCAGTTCACCTGCCCGATGGTGGTGCGGATGCCGACCGGCGGCGGCATCTTCGGCGGCCAGACCCACAGCCAGTCGCCCGAGGCGCTGTTCACCCATGTCACGGGCTTGAAAACCGTGGTGCCCTCGAACCCGCGCGACGCCAAGGGGCTGCTGCTCTCGGCCATCGAAGACCCGGACCCGGTGATCTTCCTGGAGCCGAAGCGGCTCTACAACGGCCCCTTCGACGGCCATCACGACCGGCCGGTGACCGCATGGAAAACGCACGAGCTGGGCGAGGTGCCCGAAGGCCATTACACCGTGCCGCTGGGCCGCGCGGTGGTGCGCCGCCAGGGCCAGGCCGCCACGATCCTGACCTATGGCACCATGGTCCATGTCGCGCTGGCCGCCGCCGCCGAATCGGGCGTCGATGCCGAGGTGATCGACCTGCGCA is part of the Paracoccus sp. TOH genome and harbors:
- a CDS encoding alpha-ketoacid dehydrogenase subunit beta; this encodes MARMTMIEAIRDALDVAMGADPTVVVFGEDVGYFGGVFRCTAGLQAKYGKTRCFDTPINESGIVGAGIGMAAYGLKPVVEIQFADYVYPAYDQIVSEAARLRYRSAGQFTCPMVVRMPTGGGIFGGQTHSQSPEALFTHVTGLKTVVPSNPRDAKGLLLSAIEDPDPVIFLEPKRLYNGPFDGHHDRPVTAWKTHELGEVPEGHYTVPLGRAVVRRQGQAATILTYGTMVHVALAAAAESGVDAEVIDLRTLLPLDMETVAASVSKTGRCLVLHEATLTSGYGAELAALVQAECFWHLEAPIRRVAGWDTPYPHTHEWSYFPGPARVAEALRQLVEVA